ATGCTGCCTTGATCACTTCTTCCTGACCTCTTTCCCCATCAcaccctccttcctgcccacccTCAACCTCCACAGTCCTACCCACCACCCATGTAGTACTCGGCTCTGCTGTGCCCCGTCCCACTCAGGACTGGCCCAGTTCTCCTGCACCCTTGGTGGAAGCCGGCCTTACGTCTCTCCTTTAGGAGAAGTTTCGGCCTGGCCTCTGCTGGCTCCTGGGGAGGCTCTGGGGTGCCCTGTTCCCCCACTGTCTTCCTAAAGCCATCCACACCCTGCCCACGTGCCACGTTTTGGGGATGATCTTTACTAGACTGAAGGTACCCTGTGGACAGGTTCAATGTTATTGCTGAAGTTTTTTTTCTGACTGATTTGCTCAGTCCCCAGCAAAATTActtgctgaatgtttttttttcgtGTTCCAAGATGTCTATCCGGCAACTTAACATCACTGGTGGATTTCCAATGAAAACACACTTAGGAACAAGCCAGGGAGGTGTGGTTGACCCTCACTCTGTCTGCAGGGCTTCTTCCCTCGTCCACCAGCAAACTCCTAGTCACCCTTGAGACCTGGTTTAGATGCTAATTCTGTGCAGAGCCTTCTTGCCCCAACACCCCCGAGAGCTGGGGACTTTAGGCCGGCTCTACCCACAGTGTGGGATGGCATTGTGTGCACATCTGCTCTCCATAGTCCCCTGGGGACTCTGGCCACTGTAGGTGCTTGtttaatgaaggaaggaaggaaggaaggaaggaaggaaggaaggaaggaaggaaggaaggaaggaaggaaggaaggaaggaaggaaggtctcAGTGCCAGAAGTGCTGGTTCAGTGCAGGATGGGTAGCCGTGGGAGCCCTGGAGAACCCCCCACCCCCGGGCACACGGGGTGGGCTGGGGGGAGGGCTGCCTGCCCAGAACAAGCCCCGTTCTCATCCACTGGGTCATGTGGGCCACAAAGCTCGCCAAGAGTCCCCACATGCTGGCCAGCCTGTCTTCCCAGGCGCCACCCCAGAGTCTCCGTTATTTTTGATTCTCCCTGCTGGTCCTCGGTCCAGGATTTTGCCAGGCCTAAGAGTCACAGAGTGTCACCCTTCAGGAATGTAAGAGGATTCTGGTCCCATGGCTGCAGTTAATCATATGCTCTGCAAAGGCAGGGAGCTCATTTGGGGAAAATacagtttttccttttcatgcATTTGCTGCTTTCTCCAAACAAACTCTAGGAGAGACTGCATCATCAGCAACTTGACAATTTGGAACTGAAATAGAGAGTCTAGAATCTGGGAGTTCATGTCTCCTctgactgaaaaaataaaaattctttgaagTGCATGAATCTGCACTTGGCTGTGCTTTCCTCTGGCACCCTTTCATTTTCCACAGACCAAGCTGAGGCAAAGAAGTCGTCCTTCACCCTTTGCCGTTGAGATCCTCTGCCCTCTAGACTTTTCACATAAACTGTTTGGAAGAAGGATGGAGGCCCTTCGCCATGCAGACCAGGGGAAAGAAGCCCTCTGCCTCCCCCTCAGCTCCTTCACTGTCCTGTCCCTACGCAAAGTGACACATGCCACAGACCACAGCATCCATCCTCTGCCTTTGAAGTGCTACATGATGGGAAATGGGGGCAGGCATGGGCTAGGTGACCATCACCTGGGCATCCATCTTGTGAGACTCCCAGTCTCCTTCACAGGTGTCCCAGTGAGGGCTGGAGGTACTTACTTCAGGATATTTAATTCTCCATAGCCAACAGGGAGAGGTGCATCCTGCTCCTTCCATGGATTGTAACCTCCGTGTCATGGTGGTAATGGCAAAGGCCAGTTGACAAGTTGGCTCTCCAAGGAGCTGTGTGCACAGTGGCCACTAGAGTCCTGTATGGAGGGAAGAACCACTTGAAGTTTGGGAGATGTGAGGGTAAGCTAAGTATGCTGAAGGCTGCATCACCCTACAGTGAACAAATCCACAGCACCTGACATCCCAAGAGAATAATCAGACCAGGCCTCCCTAGCAGCTCCCTCACGGACACTCTGGGGACCGTGTGCCTGTTGGCAACTggactttgcattttcttgaACCTGGAAAGTTAGACATTTTGGGGTCTACGGAGGTTTTGTGCTTTATGAATGGAGATTAGAATGTCTTCCAATCACTCTGTGGTCCCGGAGGGACTGCCTACGCAGCCCTGAGGAAGTGACCCACAGGGTACACTTCAGGTGGAGATGTTGTCATGTAAACTGGACATTTTACCCGGATTGTTCTCCTTCAAGTTAGGCTGCCTTTTGCTTAAAAATTCTGAGGAGGGTGCTCATGAGCAAGCACTTGCCCACAGGAGTTTGAAAGCTGAAGATGAGGCTGAGGGCATCTGTCTTATAAGAAGAAACTGGACCAGCATGGCTCATCCCTTGGGCAGGCCACTGTGGGATGGCATTGTATACACATCAGTTCTCCATAGTCCCCTAGGGACTCTGACTGGCCACTGTAGGTGCTtgttgaaggaaggaaggaaggaaggaaggaaggaaggaaggaaggaaggaagtcctCTGTGTGGCATTTTCTAAGACTGAAGAAGTAAGACAGAGGGAATGGAGCatgggttattttttattttctggctttGGCTTGTTTGATGGACCGTGGTGGTCTTGTTCAGGCCACGGAGCAGGTCTCACATTTGGGGTAGGAGAAAGAAATGGATGTTCTCCACCTCAGTCCCTGGGGAGAGGGTGAACCCTGGGGTAGGGTGTCTGGGAAGGGAAGACCTCTCTCTCTTTGCACTGGGGAGGGAGATCCAGCTCTACTGAGCATGGAGCACTGCTGCAGGCCAGGTGGTGGGTGGGACCTGAGCTCTGCTGGGGATGTGGGCTGGGATCCAGCAGGAAGCCCCCTGGGAGCACAACCCCCGGGTCAGGCTGGTCCTTTGCTTGGACCTGAGAGTGCAGCTGTAGGTTGCTCTGGGAGCTGTCCTTCCCTGAACACAACACTCTTGAAAAAGTGCTGTTTCTGCAGAACCCTATCGCACTCATGCCACGGAGAACTAGAGGCATTGGCGTATTTTCCTTGGAGTCACTGGGAGCCAGTGGGGACCCTGGCAAGGGAGCCAGGGAAACTTAGAAACTCATTCTGACCATGCAGTATAGTGGGCAGCTTCTCAAATGGCCCGTGATGGTCCCAGCCTGGCACTCGTGCCCTCGTGAAGCACCTCCGCTTGAGGACGGGACAGAGACTCGCTCCTCACCAAGACAATAGGGCAAAGCTGGTGGAATGTCACCTCTGTGACCAGGCTGTATGAGATTGTCACTTCTGCCTGGCTAGCCGACTCTTGCCTTCTCAGCTTGTTCCCAGCAAGTCATATTGGAGAGGCCCATTGGCAGGAAACTGAGGGTAGGCCCTGGTCAACACCAGCTGAGCCTGTGCAAGAATCCTTCCCAGTGGGGCCTCTAGATGGACCCCTGAGGCTTATGACTGGACCTTGGAACAGAGGAGGTGACTAAGCTGTGCTTGAAGCTTGAGTCTCAGCAACTGTGGAAGAGTACGTGTGTCTTGTTTCAAACTCTAGTGTGTGACACGTGGTGACAGATGACTAGTACACGTGGTGGTTTTTTTatgcttttcctcttttttttttcatttttaaattctgtttagaTATTCACGACAGTAGAGcgtattttgacatagtatacatacCTGGAGTCAAACTTCCCATCCTTGTGGTTGTTCGTGATGTGCAGTGTCATGGactgtgtattcatatatgaacataggaaagtcgtgtctgactcattctactacctttcctattcctatcttcccttcctttccttcattcccctttgtctaatcgaatgaacttctattcttccctcccctctctattgtgtgttagcatccacatatcacagagaacatttggcctttggttttggggattgacttattcaCTTAGAatggtagtctccagttctatccatttgccagcaaatgccatgatttcattcttctttatggttgagtaatattccattgtgtatatataccacatttttttatccattcatctgttgaagggtgtTCCATGGCTTAGCTAatgtgacttgagctgctataaacattgataggGTTGTGTTACTATAGAATGCTGGACATTTTCTCAGTCTTACTTCTTCAGTCTTAGAAAGTACCACACAGAGGACATCAGTCCTTTGAGagtatgccaaggagtgggaaaactgggtcaaatggtggttccattccaggttttctaaggaatctccatcctgctttccagagtggttatacccatatgcagtcccaccagcaatggaagagtgtgcctttcctcccacattctcgacaacatttattgttacttatattcctgataattgccattctgactagaataaGTGGTGTCttgaaaacacaaatattcaagGTGACTTGATGGGGTAGGACAGGGCTGGTACTGGCAGTGAGGACATCAGGGGATTTTTGCTGTAAAAAACATGCTAttaagaaaaatcacaatttatCTTGTGGTCGCAGATTGTTGAGGCTACAGAAAGTGGCTTATTTGAGAAGTGGGTGAATTCTTACCTCTCAAGACAATGTCTTTCACCCTTTACTGGGAACCGCTCACTCTCTCCCGCTCTCCCTCTCCTGGCCTCCCACCTGCCAGCTGCCTTTCTGGGTGAGTGGCGTAGTTGAACCCTGGGTCTGTCTTTGAGTCAGTTTATCCACATACATAGACTCCCACCGACTCCTTTCTGGAACCCTCTACACCCAGGTTTCCTCTCGTGCTCAGGACTGGGTTTGGGTACGTCATATTCCAAGTAGAACCGGACCTGGAAGCCCTCATAGGTCTAGAAGGAGGATGGGACAAGGAATGCAGCTGTTTAAGAGGGACTTAATCACTGCATTATTGATCCAGAACTGATTATCAACAGGAGCAGAAGATGACATTTAAGGGAacattatacaattttaaaagtcaaagacTCTGGAGGACAGCCATGCGCCCAGGGCCTGCTAGTGGGGATCACTGACTCGGACAGAATCCAGGGTGGGACACAGGCTACAATGCAGGCCAACCCATTTTGGCTGAGTCCCTTTGGTCTGGTTCTTTAAGTAGGCATGGCCTTAGGCACCGTTCACAAATGTGGCAATCAGATGGAGGTCAGCACCACAGGGGTGGAAAAGGTCCAGGGTCCTTCATCATCTAGGAAGCCGCTGTGTCCTGCTCCATGCTTCTCAGCCTAACTTTCTCTGATGAAGATGAagcctatttcttttctttttctttctttctttttttcttttttttttttttttttttgtggtgctggggattgaacccaggaccttgtgcttgtgaggcaagcactctaccaactgagctataccccagccctgaATCCTACTTTCTTAACATGTTCTCACTTGGTTGGAATTCGGTTAAGGTGGataatttggatattttaacattttaaagttggAGTTGCATTAGCTTTAATGCTTCACCAGATTTTCATTGTAATTTCTCAGGAAAAGTGTCTGATGGCTTTTTAATCTATTTTCGTGATGTTAGGAGTTCTGCTTATTTACCTTCATCTTGGGAAACCCTGGGAAATATTTCTGCAATGACCAAGAGTCTGTGCTTAGGAAACGACTCACATTTTGTTATCAACATAGTTTTTTGCTTAATTTCCTTTATATCAAAATGTCTGAATTAAGATTGTTTAATATAAACTCTCTGGAAGGTTTTCATCAATACATCAGCCATTTAGACCGCCTCATTCTGAAAGACCaaaaacaatgacaagaaaaatcgcctgaaagtaaagaaagataaaaggatCCACTTGCTCATGCCTGAGCCCCACACAAATGTTCCTAGGCCAGAATCAATGGAAAAGGCCTGGAGAGTAAGCGATCCTCTGGCTGCTCTCTTAGCTTGTCCAGATGCCTTTGTCTGGAGCCAGCTGTGGCCTGGATCTTGGAGCTGGCCTGGTACAAAGAAGGGATAGGGCTGCAGACTTTGGAACCAAGAATGCACATGAGCATCAAACAGAACAGGAAGAATGGGGAGAGACTGGGCACAAAGGAGGGAAAGTGCAGCAGCAATGAGACTTTTGGAGCACCTTCAGGATGAGCAGGAGCAGGACATGCAGAAGATGGGAGAGAAGGCAGAAGCCCAGGAGATCCTGGCAGGTGCAGAGACCTGTACATGGCTCTGGCCTCTTGGCTCTAGGTGGTAAGGAAGGGTGAAGGCAGACTCAGCACAGGGTCCCCAATCCCAGAAGGGAGTTTAGAGAGTAGCCAAGACCAAAGCAGAGGGCTAGTACCTGGTATCACAGCCACAAGGTAAAATTAACAAGACATGACCAAGTTCAAATAAAGACCAGAGTGGAGATGGGTGGGGTGGAAGGAAAGTTTTGACATTTGACCTTGTTTAGGACAcctatcatttctttttgaattaatgaatgaataaatgcatgacACTGGGTGGATCTGAGATATCCTTCATTGATGGGGCCAGGTCTGGAAAGGACACTGTATGCTTGACATGGACAGTCACCAGATAATGCAACGGAACTTTTATCAGTGGCTTAGGACAATTTCATCCTCAGGGTGGGAAAAAGAACACAGAGTTGTTTTgttgttaggatttttttttatcttattgcttttttctctttcactggCCAGAAAATATGTCGTGGTGGATacaaggtgtccccccaaagctcctgtgttaaggCAGGAATATCCCAAGATAAAATGATTGGatgatgagagctgtaacctcctCAGCTCATCCTGGTTTGAAAGGACTCACTGGGtgtaactgtaggaaggtgggACCTGGCTGGAAAAGGTGGTCATGGGGGACGCTCCCTGGAGGGTTGCGTCTGTCCTGAAGTCCTtgcccttcctctgtctctgcttcctggctgctagaGCAGAGctcctccaccatgctcttccaccatggtATTCTAGGAAGAATCAATCGACCAGGCCTCCCTTGGTCTCGGGGTAATGGAGTCAGCCCACTggggactaaatctctgaaaccatgagcccaaataaattttcctcctctaagttgttcttgtcaggtattttggtcacagcaatgaaaacccAACTGACAGtaggtttttcatttttctcttaaatactgTTCTCTTCTTTCAAGGGTCAGGATGGATCTGCTTTTAGAGGGCCTGCAGCTTGTACACGTTGGGAGAGGTTTTTCCACTTTAAGAAAAGagcattaaatttttaatataaaattagatataaaagtgaaaatattaatttgaaaggaaaaaagaagccaCAGTATGTTACACACTTAAAAAAGCTGTTAAATACAAATTGTCTTAAGATCTAGAAAAATATTgcactatttttattaattagctGCCTGACTCAGTATCTTTTTTCCCACTTCTTGGTCATAAATCTGATTTCCTTTTCACATGGCAaaaaaatttatgatattttctatAGAGAAAATCAAAAGACACTTAAGTCTTCCCTTGGGCACAAATGGTTTGCTGTCCTGCTTTCTGAGAGGTTAGAAAGTCTCCTTTACATGACCACCTGTGTCTGGCGATGCTGCGTTAGGTCTCGGGATGTTATGGAGAATGCGGACACCTCTGCGCGGCTCCCCTCAGGCAGGGATGTTAGACACAGGCTGACTTTCTGTAGGACTGTTCCAAATTTGTGCCCTGCAAACACAGACATTCTAAGAAATCCTATTTTGCAGGTTTCCCATCAGAGAAGTGCAAAGCTGTATAACACATTTGTAGTTCTAAGGACTGTATTATGGAATTTATTCCCAGTAAAAAAAGAACTTGGACTTCCAATAGGCATTGATGAGGAATAAACCCTCTGCTTGCACTTTCATGCCTGATGTTGGAAGGACTTCCTATGGAGTCTGATTCCACACATTCCACAACTTGTTTCTCCTGCACTGCCCATGTGCATGCTGGTCAGGCATCGGAGGACCCATTTATGTTCCAGAGATCCCTGTGTCCTAGTAGCCCTGTGCCTGGCCTGGTGAGGACTGTTCCTGAAAGCTGTTACTGTATCAGGACAGCTGGCAACAATGTAGCAAATGGACTTGGGGTGGAGTGTGAccaaggggaaggggaagtgcACAGGGCAACGATCCTGGCCAAGAGCAGCCAATACACCACCAAAGACGTGGGATCACATGGACCCACTGCCGTCCCGGAAGAGCTGAGCAAATATAGAGCTTGGAGGTTGAAGCTCCTGTCCCACAGAGCCatttaacttcttttcttttgtgcaCATCTTACTTTCTTTGGGCATTTTAGCTGAATTCCACATACTGGCATTAAGTACTTAGGAGTTTTCAGTTATATTTGTTACTGTTATTTAGAAAGTGCAACATTTTCAAAGGTAAAAATTACTCGGGTTAGTACAGAAATACAAGGGACAAGTGGCTTGCCTTCCAGAGCTTCTAAGGAGAAATCTGATGAACGTCTTATGGGGAAATGATGACGACATCTTCCTCCCTCTTAACTCCATAGGTATAAAGACTGCTCTGCGTGGCACCTTCTGAGAATGATCCCCATCATCATCACCTGAGAGGTGGTCCCCTGAATGGGCAGCTCTCTGTCAACATAAAATAGAGAAACAGAGATGACCACTGGAGGCCCCCGACTCTTCCTGCAGGAACAAAGctgtagtaacagaaaatggatgaGGGGTGACCACACTTTTGATGGCAACTCTTTCAAGAGAAAGGAATTGAATACCTTGAGTGTAGATAGGACAAGGTCTTCCAAAGCCCAAAGTCATTAGAAATTTGGAGACTTGAAGTGACAAGTCCATTGCGCTAGTGTACAAATGTTGACTTCTAAACAAGCAAACATCAGTCTCCACACCCCACTGAAGCAAAAAACATCTGGAGtccttttctattcttattctgaaaatggaaaaagttCTGGAGGCCCCAGAGGGAGAGGACCACTGGGGCTGTGTCCAGCCATGACGGGGCCATTTCTAGCGCTGACCTCACAAGGAGCCATTGTGAGGAATCTCAAACAGCCGGTATATAAGGGggtggctgaggctgggctttgtccacaagtacaggaagctcttggtggtgacctgtcgGACTCCCAGGTAGTTAGTGCATTTGGTGGTTGGCGGTCGGTGGTTGTGGTCTGTGGATATtggttttttgatttgggttttttgttttgtctggttttggtttttgattttgatttgttgttttggttttttttttttttttttagctagcatcCTTAGTGGGTGTTCCTGCTCAGGATGTCCATGGTTAGCAAGAGTAGTCAGTCTAGAGTAGCGTTGTGGGGGCCGGGCTCCTGGCAGGAGCCAGGCTTCCTGGACCAGTATGAGGTCCTGAGGGCCATCGGGCATGGCGAGTTTGGCCAGGTCCACCTGGCCCGCCATCGCATCACGGGGGCAGAGGTGGCAGTGAAAGTCCTGAAGACGGAGACGCAGGACATCTCGGACCTCTCCGAAGCTCTAATGTTGGAGAGCCTGGAGCACCCCAACGTGATCCAGCTCTTCCAGGTGATCAGGACCAGGGAAAACCTGTACATGGTGATGGAGCATGCGGGTGGGGGACAGCTACTTGAGCGCATCCCACCTGGTGGCATGCCGCAGGAGGAGGCCTGCAGACTCTTCAGGCAGATCGTGTGTGCCCTGGGCCACTGCCACGACAAGGGCATCATGCACAGAGACGTGAAGCCAGCGAACATCATGATGGATGCCAGAGGACAGGTGAAACTCATTGACTTCGGCCTCAGCGCCAGGTTCACAGCCGGGCAGAAGTTGAATGACTTATGGGGTACTCTGGCTTACATGGCCCCAGAAATTGTCCTGGAGCAAGAGTATGAGGGCCCCTCAGCGGACATCTGGAGCCTGGGCGTCACTCTCTATTTTATGTTGACGGGGAGCCTCCCATTCAGGGGGGACACCCCTCAGGAGATGCTGCTGAGGATCCTTCTGGGAAGGTTCCAGGTGCCCAGCTCTGTTCCCGTCAAAGCACGAAGGCTCATCCGCCAGATCCTGGTCTTGAAACCCAAGAAGCGACCCACCCTGAAGCAGATCCTGCAGCACCCATGGCTGCGGCAGGGTGAGCCGTGTGCACCCCATCCTTCTAGCCAGGCCCTCCCCACACGCCCAGACCCCGCCATCCTGACCATGCTGTTCGACATGGGTTTTGATCCCTACCAAACCTGGGTGTCTCTGGCCAAGAGGAAGTTCGATATGGTGATGGCGACGTACCTCATCCTGAAGCACCAGCAAGGCCAGGGGGTAGGGAGCGCCTTCCAGGGGAAGCCTGTGCCTCAGTGGCTTAGGCCTCGCCAGCACCCCGAGAATCTCTCCCATGTCCCTGTCCTCCCACAGAGGAGCACCAGCCAGCCTGACCTGGGCACCTTCCCCTTGCCCTCTGAGTATCCGCTGCCCAAGTACGCCCAACGGCCAGGGCACAGGGGCATCAGGGGTGGCAGCCTGCCTGCCATTCCTCTGGGCTGCCCGCCTGCAGGGGCCCCCACTCTCCGCAGCTGCTCCCAGTCCGACTCTGGCTTCCCCAGGCCCAAGCCCTCCAGGGTCCTCGGCTGGTGGTCCAGGGCAcacagcagctcctcctcccaggacACAGCCCCGAGGCAAGGCCCTGGCCACACCAATGGCTGGAAACGGGTGAGGAGCAGGATCGCTGCCTGTGTCCGAGCCCTGTGCTGCTGCTGTGTGCCACGTGTCAGCAAAAAAGTGGTTCCAATGTCATAGAGAAGAGACGTGCCACACCCACAGTAGGCCTGCCTCCAAGGAAGTGGAGAGCCAGACAGACAGCTCCAGCGGACGGCCATCTCTCTTCTGCCCCCACCTGCGGAAGACTTCAGAGACTGTTCTGCCTGGGACACTTCGCCCTGCTGGGACACTTCGCcctgcccctctctcctctcccacgtTCTTCTCAGATGTTTCTTAATAAATTGGTTTCAGACAAATTGGATCCTAACATTTTGTTCCAAAGACTAAAATGTAGACTGATGAAAAGAAAGGTAGGGCCTCAGGCTGAGCGCAGGAGCCCGTGAGCCATCCTCTCCAAGGCCTGGACCTCTGTGCCTCCTTCTTTTGTGTAGATAGGGACTCCGTGGCCGTGAATAAGAATAGATGGTGCTCACTAGCCTTGAGCCAGTACGGAGCATTCATCTGCTCTGAGCTAATGCAGACAGTCTCGCTTCCCCTCCTACAGTGTGGAAGGAGTCTCATGGAGCCAGTGTAGACATGACTTTTACTTGGCGACCTTGGCCAAGATGACCCTCCTTCAGGATTGTACACAGAGTGGGTGTCAAGTGCTGGATAAATCACTTCTAAGAAGGCCTGAGTGACCTCAGTGTTCTATGGCATCCTCTTCATGAGCCTGTGTGCAGGGAAGGAGGTGGCTCATGGCACCTTCCCACCTGTCACGCTGCCTCCACCCAACATTGTGACTGTTGGTAAAGGTGTTGGACGGGGTGTACACAGGGTTTCTGGAGAGGAGATGTCAATCATGTTATGGATGCAATTTAGTGCTTTTACCCACCcacatttttaatagttttttttcataTCACCACCTAGGACATTAATGCAGGTTCCCACCCTCCTCACCTTGATGTACAGGCCTGCATGATCTGCCCCAGGACTCACATGCTGCACTGTGGACATGTGGGTTCCTGGTCTGCCTCTGTGGTTATTGACTCGGTTTATTTAATGGACAGGACACTTCCTTGGACCTGTCATCACCTTGCCAGGGAGGCTGGTTGCTTCAACTCTACACAAATATCCTTCCACCAGGCTCACCAGGGTGCATGGCACAGCCTCAAAGACATCTgataaaaaggttaaaaaagatGAAGCAAGGAGACCAGGTCCTGGTGCCCCAGACAGAAGAGTTATAGCCCAGCTGAGTGTTATTTATGTCCAGCAGTCAGAAGCCAGTGTTCAGAGCCTCTGTTCTGTGCAGCCAGCCAGAATCTCCCCACAGATgctgctaagagccatagccaagtagtaatgatgcatggcatttttggttgaaaggtgacgccagcaagcctttgagatgatatgattatgtcataatcatatcatctgcactcaaatggatattagacccctgctgtccaccttggcctgctacaggactcctggagagttcccattggttggggaagtgcagtaggagggaattccggaggagggatttcctgttggtgtgtgtCCGGGAGAACGCTGCGTGTGTGGGTCGGCATATTTCCCGGGAGCGTACGGGGCATTGGGgggagtttcaaaaataaagtttgttcctgcttgagtggctcatgatttttgtgcccagccagactgcggcaattggtGGCCTGTGGGAGGGACGCCTGAAGCTCAGAGGTAAGTAAAATTGCTCGCCCTTGAGGGAAGGCGAGataatgggtgaccatttcaaaaaacaatctgttcttgttttgatttgttttgtttttgtttcaagctgcctatccctagaactttctcaggcaaactgggaaaaatggttggctcaaagtttgaagttgttcggccctgagaaagagaaaagtgatacaacgattttttgttccgtttttgtttcactctgtttcagttttgttttatgttattggGTTGCATTACCTTTagagtagattagaaattagtaaaaaacaaaccaaaagactgttaagtaaattgttagaggtccagactatgttagaaaacatgttaggtcaagcaaaagagaaggtctctcgagctagtcagaggaaaatttaaaggaagaaagcttagagggaAAAACAACCATCAGGTGGGGAGCTACAataggaggctgctactaacttcgttctatcac
Above is a genomic segment from Urocitellus parryii isolate mUroPar1 chromosome 8, mUroPar1.hap1, whole genome shotgun sequence containing:
- the LOC144256647 gene encoding sperm motility kinase 2B-like, which translates into the protein MSMVSKSSQSRVALWGPGSWQEPGFLDQYEVLRAIGHGEFGQVHLARHRITGAEVAVKVLKTETQDISDLSEALMLESLEHPNVIQLFQVIRTRENLYMVMEHAGGGQLLERIPPGGMPQEEACRLFRQIVCALGHCHDKGIMHRDVKPANIMMDARGQVKLIDFGLSARFTAGQKLNDLWGTLAYMAPEIVLEQEYEGPSADIWSLGVTLYFMLTGSLPFRGDTPQEMLLRILLGRFQVPSSVPVKARRLIRQILVLKPKKRPTLKQILQHPWLRQGEPCAPHPSSQALPTRPDPAILTMLFDMGFDPYQTWVSLAKRKFDMVMATYLILKHQQGQGVGSAFQGKPVPQWLRPRQHPENLSHVPVLPQRSTSQPDLGTFPLPSEYPLPKYAQRPGHRGIRGGSLPAIPLGCPPAGAPTLRSCSQSDSGFPRPKPSRVLGWWSRAHSSSSSQDTAPRQGPGHTNGWKRVRSRIAACVRALCCCCVPRVSKKVVPMS